The Acidianus manzaensis genome has a window encoding:
- a CDS encoding 30S ribosomal protein S8: MTVTNPLSNALVTLYNNEVRRNKQAILTPGSKLIINVLRAIQKEGYIGEFEYIDDGRWGKVVVQLLGRINKCGPISPRYSLAYRDMINLPQHIRSYLPSKEIGVILVSTSKGVMTHKDAARQRLGGIALGYIY; the protein is encoded by the coding sequence ATGACAGTAACAAATCCTTTATCAAATGCATTAGTTACCTTATATAATAATGAGGTAAGGCGTAATAAACAAGCTATTCTTACTCCTGGATCTAAATTAATTATAAATGTGCTTAGAGCAATTCAGAAAGAGGGATATATAGGTGAATTTGAGTATATTGATGATGGAAGATGGGGAAAAGTAGTAGTTCAACTGCTTGGTAGAATAAATAAATGCGGTCCTATATCTCCTAGATATTCTTTAGCCTATAGAGATATGATTAACTTGCCACAGCATATAAGGAGTTATTTACCATCAAAGGAGATTGGAGTTATTCTAGTCTCTACATCTAAAGGCGTGATGACACATAAAGATGCAGCAAGGCAAAGATTGGGAGGTATTGCATTAGGATATATATATTGA